One Huiozyma naganishii CBS 8797 chromosome 4, complete genome genomic region harbors:
- the KNAG0D02650 gene encoding Rab GTPase family protein (similar to Saccharomyces cerevisiae SEC4 (YFL005W); ancestral locus Anc_8.70) — translation MSASGENSKQYDSIMKVLLIGDSGVGKSCLLVRFVEDKFSPSFITTIGIDFKIKTVDINGKKIKLQLWDTAGQERFRTITTAYYRGAMGIILVYDVTDERTFENVKNWFKTVSDHATDDAQLLLVGNKCDMDTRLVTHEQGEALGKELGIPFVEASAKDDTNVNEVFFTLAKLIQGRLDSQSAADSTAGRGNSKGGVNINENGKKSSSNCC, via the coding sequence ATGTCTGCCTCGGGGGAAAATAGCAAACAATATGACAGTATCATGAAGGTGTTGCTAATTGGTGATTCCGGTGTTGGGAAATCGTGTTTACTGGTCCGTTTCGTGGAGGATAAATTCTCTCCGTCGTTCATTACCACCATTGGGATAGATTTCAAGATTAAAACGGTCGATATCAATGGAAAGAAGATCAAGCTACAACTGTGGGACACTGCCGGGCAAGAACGGTTCAGAACAATTACCACGGCGTACTACCGTGGGGCCATGGGGATCATTCTTGTGTACGACGTCACCGATGAACGGACATTTGAGAACGTCAAGAATTGGTTCAAGACCGTGAGCGACCACGCTACTGACGACGCACAACTTCTGTTGGTTGGGAACAAATGTGACATGGACACAAGACTGGTCACACATGAACAAGGTGAGGCCCTGGGGAAGGAATTGGGGATTCCATTTGTGGAAGCAAGCGCAAAGGACGACACAAACGTCAACGAGGTGTTCTTTACGCTGGCAAAGCTTATTCAAGGAAGACTCGATAGCCAAAGTGCGGCCGACAGCACGGCTGGCCGCGGAAACAGTAAGGGCGGTGTGAATATTAACGAAAACGGCAAGAAAAGCTCCTCGAATTGCTGTTGA
- the ULP1 gene encoding SUMO protease ULP1 (similar to Saccharomyces cerevisiae ULP1 (YPL020C); ancestral locus Anc_8.72) encodes MSLVGFERNKDKSEYTPLYSMLSTHSSRGNEARKHSSIPSASNKLAKSGGSKTDEEESEMGGTAHGVHLWNRLFSRLSHSGKTNEDAECEVPVKDAKRQRDQDTLLIPRKKKRPANEAEMGIEPKRQEVNDKKLNLSKDPFGWNKWETTEIGSSNKKADYGTTFFKRKTLTKYKNGIDDADVILRSESDELACLREIFNGEYCIPKVIADERKHQLQLLNRDKQVMEPSSTSKWRNSVVMLTEKIRNILLLEGHTSKESQDNDVVFVKEKKIPSLEEKRQRYHDNKKLFDKKLSNLENEFKNYRELTQERRRIQESIRQKRESAGKANIIPTLKEKDLRHIQSTLERKDAAVLYNKENIEVGIRDFKTLAPRRWLNDTIIEFFMKFIENNTENTVAFNSFFYTSLSERGYQGVRRWMKRKKVTIDKLDKIFVPINLKQSHWALGLIDLRRERIVYVDSLTNGPSAISFAILNDLKIYISEESGQKIGENFQLVHADCPQQPNGFDCGIYVCMNTLYLSTDSELTFSAKDAVKMRYYIAGLILSGGDK; translated from the coding sequence ATGTCTCTCGTTGGTTTTGAGCGAAACAAAGATAAGAGTGAATATACTCCGTTATATTCGATGTTGTCCACTCACAGTTCACGGGGCAACGAAGCCAGAAAGCACAGTAGCATACCGAGCGCTTCAAATAAGTTAGCAAAATCGGGCGGTTCCAAAACAGATGAGGAAGAGAGCGAGATGGGTGGGACTGCACACGGTGTGCATCTTTGGAATAGACTGTTTTCACGTCTATCCCACAGCGGTAAAACAAATGAGGATGCGGAGTGTGAAGTGCCCGTTAAGGATGCAAAGCGCCAAAGGGACCAAGACACGTTACTCATACCtagaaagaagaaaagaccCGCCAATGAAGCGGAGATGGGTATTGAACCCAAACGACAAGAAGTGAATGATAAAAAGCTAAATCTTTCTAAGGATCCGTTTGGCTGGAATAAGTGGGAAACAACCGAGATTGGATCATCGAACAAGAAGGCTGATTACGGTACAAcattttttaaaagaaaaacccTAACGAAATATAAAAATGGTATTGACGATGCCGATGTAATTTTACGATCTGAATCTGATGAACTGGCCTGCCTAAGAGAAATCTTCAACGGCGAGTATTGTATTCCGAAAGTCATTGCTGATGAACGGAAACATCAGTTACAATTACTAAACCGAGATAAACAGGTCATGGAGCCGTCTTCGACTAGCAAATGGAGGAACTCAGTGGTGATGTTGACCGAAAAAATCAGAAATATACTACTACTAGAGGGGCATACTTCCAAAGAATCACAAGACAATGACGTGGTATTTGTaaaggagaaaaaaataccgTCATTAGAGGAGAAACGTCAAAGGTATCAtgacaacaagaaattaTTCGATAAGAAACTATCAAACTTAGAGAATGAGTTTAAAAATTACAGAGAATTGACCCAGGAAAGAAGGAGAATTCAGGAAAGCATAAGACAGAAGAGAGAATCAGCTGGAAAGGCCAATATTattccaactttgaaggaaaaagattTGAGACATATTCAAAGTACTCtagaaagaaaagacgCTGCTGTGTTATATAACAAGGAGAATATTGAGGTGGGCATCAGAGATTTCAAGACTCTAGCGCCAAGGAGGTGGCTAAATGACACGATAATTGAGTTTTTCATGAAATTCATTGAAAACAATACCGAGAACACTGTAGCcttcaactcttttttCTATACAAGTCTCTCTGAACGTGGATACCAAGGTGTCAGAAGGTggatgaaaagaaagaaggtCACTATCGATAAACTGgataaaatttttgttcCGATAAACTTAAAGCAATCGCACTGGGCACTTGGACTGATAGATCTGAGGAGGGAGAGAATAGTTTACGTTGACTCACTGACGAATGGACCTAGTGCGATAAGTTTTGCCATCCTGAATGACTTGAAAATATACATCAGCGAGGAAAGTGGTCAGAAAATAGGcgaaaattttcagctGGTTCATGCAGACTGCCCTCAACAACCAAACGGCTTTGATTGTGGGATTTACGTGTGCATGAACACACTATATTTGTCAACGGACTCAGAATTAACTTTCTCTGCAAAGGATGCCGTAAAAATGAGATACTATATAGCGGGTCTGATATTATCTGGCGGTGATAAGTAG